One stretch of Chloroflexota bacterium DNA includes these proteins:
- the rpsQ gene encoding 30S ribosomal protein S17 gives MRERRKQMVGRVTSNKMDKTVVVQIERLKRHPLYGKTIRQRRRFKAHDAENTCQVGDLVRIVESRPLSKEKRWVVVEILERAQ, from the coding sequence ATGAGGGAGCGTCGCAAGCAGATGGTGGGCCGCGTAACCAGCAACAAGATGGACAAAACCGTGGTGGTGCAGATTGAGCGCCTCAAACGACATCCTCTGTACGGCAAAACCATTCGGCAGCGCCGCCGATTCAAGGCGCACGACGCCGAGAATACGTGCCAGGTGGGCGATCTGGTCCGCATCGTGGAGTCCCGCCCGTTGAGCAAAGAGAAGCGGTGGGTCGTGGTGGAGATTCTGGAGAGGGCCCAGTAG
- the rpmC gene encoding 50S ribosomal protein L29, with the protein MKVSQIRNMTDEELKRKISEAYQELLNLRFQFVAGQLKNTNRLKEVKKDIARMRTVWRERELQRYGEDAS; encoded by the coding sequence ATGAAAGTCTCCCAGATTCGCAACATGACGGACGAAGAACTGAAGCGCAAGATCAGCGAGGCCTACCAGGAGTTGCTCAACCTGCGGTTTCAGTTCGTGGCGGGGCAGTTGAAGAACACCAACCGCCTGAAAGAGGTCAAGAAGGATATTGCCAGGATGCGCACCGTTTGGCGGGAGCGTGAATTGCAGAGGTACGGGGAGGATGCGTCATGA
- the rplP gene encoding 50S ribosomal protein L16 produces the protein MLMPKRVKYRRVHRGRMKGQAQRGAEVHFGEYGLQALEPCWMTSRQLEAARRAIVRYVKRGGKIWIRVFPDKPVSKKPAETRMGGGKGAPDHWVAVVKPGRVLFEIAGVREEVAREAMRLAAHKLPIKTQFIRRIEQAGGEEA, from the coding sequence ATGCTGATGCCAAAGCGAGTGAAATACAGGCGAGTTCATCGGGGCAGGATGAAGGGCCAGGCTCAGCGCGGCGCTGAGGTGCATTTCGGCGAGTATGGGCTTCAGGCGTTGGAGCCGTGCTGGATGACCAGCCGCCAGTTGGAGGCGGCACGCCGCGCCATCGTGCGCTATGTGAAGCGCGGCGGCAAGATTTGGATTCGCGTCTTCCCGGACAAGCCGGTGAGCAAGAAGCCCGCCGAGACCCGTATGGGCGGCGGCAAGGGCGCGCCGGATCACTGGGTGGCGGTGGTCAAGCCCGGTCGCGTGCTCTTTGAGATCGCGGGCGTCCGCGAGGAAGTGGCGCGCGAGGCGATGCGTCTGGCCGCTCACAAACTGCCCATCAAGACCCAGTTCATCCGACGGATTGAACAGGCCGGAGGCGAGGAAGCATGA
- the rpsC gene encoding 30S ribosomal protein S3: MGRKVHPTVYRLGINKTWDARWYAQGPQYAEFLREDLKIRNIVRDRLQKAGLSKIEIERFAKQIIVTLHTAKPGIVIGRRGASVNDLRKHLEEMTGKKVRIEVKEIKRPELDAYLVAESIVEQLERRISHKRAMKQAISRTMRAGAQGIRIMCGGRLSGSEMARREWQREGRVPLQTLRADIDYAKAEALTTFGRIGVKVWIYKGEVMPEAEETEEVVVAE; encoded by the coding sequence TTGGGGCGCAAGGTTCATCCGACAGTATATCGGCTGGGAATCAACAAGACTTGGGATGCGCGTTGGTACGCGCAGGGGCCTCAGTACGCGGAGTTTCTGCGCGAGGACCTGAAGATTCGCAACATCGTTCGCGACCGCTTGCAGAAGGCGGGGCTTTCCAAGATAGAGATTGAGCGGTTCGCGAAGCAGATCATCGTTACGCTGCACACGGCCAAGCCGGGCATTGTCATCGGCCGGCGCGGCGCCAGCGTTAACGACCTGCGCAAGCACCTGGAAGAGATGACGGGCAAGAAGGTACGCATTGAGGTGAAGGAGATCAAGCGCCCTGAACTGGATGCGTACCTGGTTGCCGAGAGCATCGTGGAGCAGTTGGAGCGCCGCATTTCCCACAAGCGCGCCATGAAACAGGCAATTTCGCGGACCATGCGGGCCGGCGCGCAGGGCATCCGCATCATGTGCGGCGGGCGGCTTTCCGGCTCGGAGATGGCGCGGCGCGAGTGGCAGCGCGAGGGGCGGGTTCCTCTCCAAACGCTGCGGGCCGATATTGACTATGCCAAAGCCGAGGCCCTGACTACATTCGGGCGCATCGGGGTGAAGGTGTGGATTTACAAGGGCGAAGTGATGCCCGAGGCTGAGGAGACCGAAGAGGTCGTCGTAGCCGAATAG
- the rplV gene encoding 50S ribosomal protein L22, translated as MEVRAVLKYSGISPLKARLVANQVRGLGADEALARLKVMPQAAARPVAKVIRSAIANAEENMELSRDDLYIAKIFVDQAPSRRWRRFGARGRFKPIIRRSSHITVVLSPREEA; from the coding sequence TTGGAAGTTAGGGCGGTATTGAAATACAGCGGAATATCACCCCTGAAGGCGCGGCTGGTGGCCAACCAGGTGCGCGGCCTGGGTGCAGATGAGGCATTGGCGCGGCTGAAGGTCATGCCGCAGGCGGCGGCCAGACCGGTGGCGAAGGTGATCCGTTCGGCCATCGCCAATGCCGAGGAGAACATGGAACTTTCGCGCGATGATCTTTACATTGCGAAGATATTCGTGGACCAGGCGCCAAGCCGCCGCTGGCGGAGGTTCGGCGCGAGGGGCCGTTTCAAGCCCATCATTCGGCGTTCGTCGCACATCACGGTGGTGCTTAGCCCGCGGGAAGAGGCCTAG
- the rpsS gene encoding 30S ribosomal protein S19, whose product MSRSLKKGPYVDPKLLKRIEEMNKSGEKKVIKTWSRASTIFPQMVGHTIAVHNGRRHVPVYITENMVGHKLGEFAPTRLFRGHSYKEKGTKVKGR is encoded by the coding sequence GTGTCTAGGTCTTTGAAGAAAGGCCCTTACGTGGATCCCAAACTCCTCAAGCGCATTGAGGAGATGAACAAGAGCGGCGAGAAGAAGGTGATCAAGACTTGGTCGCGCGCGTCCACGATCTTTCCCCAGATGGTGGGGCATACGATTGCGGTCCATAACGGTCGCCGGCATGTGCCCGTGTACATCACCGAGAACATGGTGGGGCACAAGTTGGGTGAGTTCGCGCCCACGCGACTGTTCCGGGGCCACTCGTACAAAGAAAAGGGCACGAAGGTCAAAGGCAGGTAG
- the rplB gene encoding 50S ribosomal protein L2: MGIKIYKPTSPGRRGMSVSTFEEITREEPERSLLQPLRKTAGRNVFGRVTVRHRGGGHKRMYRVIDFRRDKDGVPARVESIEYDPNRSARIALLLYADGERRYIIAPIGLMVGQTVMSGPDAEIRPGNALPIANIPLGTMIHNIELYPGRGGQLVRSAGTAAQLLAKEGDYAQIRLPSGEVRLVAQTCKATIGQVGNTDHSNISLGKAGRKRWLGRKPHVRGSAMTPRDHPHGGGEGRSPIGMPGPKTPWGKPTLGYKTRRNKRTDPMIVRRRTKKR; encoded by the coding sequence ATGGGGATTAAGATTTACAAGCCGACCTCGCCGGGAAGGCGGGGGATGTCAGTCTCAACATTTGAAGAGATCACGCGCGAAGAGCCAGAGCGAAGCCTGTTGCAGCCGCTGCGCAAGACGGCCGGCCGCAACGTGTTCGGGCGCGTAACGGTGCGCCACCGGGGTGGCGGCCACAAGCGCATGTATCGGGTCATTGACTTCCGCCGGGACAAGGACGGCGTGCCCGCGCGGGTGGAGTCCATTGAGTACGACCCGAATCGCTCGGCGCGTATCGCCCTGCTGCTGTACGCGGACGGCGAGCGGCGCTACATCATCGCGCCCATCGGCCTGATGGTGGGGCAGACGGTGATGTCGGGGCCCGACGCGGAGATTCGTCCTGGCAACGCATTGCCCATCGCGAATATCCCTCTGGGCACGATGATTCACAACATTGAACTGTACCCTGGGCGCGGCGGGCAGTTGGTGCGCTCCGCGGGCACGGCGGCCCAGTTGCTGGCCAAGGAAGGCGACTATGCGCAGATTCGCCTGCCTTCGGGCGAGGTGCGCCTGGTGGCCCAGACCTGCAAGGCCACCATCGGCCAGGTCGGCAATACCGACCATTCCAACATCAGCCTGGGCAAGGCAGGCCGCAAGCGGTGGCTGGGCCGCAAGCCTCACGTGCGTGGGTCTGCGATGACGCCGCGCGATCACCCGCACGGTGGTGGCGAAGGTCGGTCGCCCATCGGCATGCCCGGGCCCAAGACGCCGTGGGGCAAGCCCACGCTGGGTTACAAGACGCGGCGCAATAAGCGGACCGATCCCATGATCGTCCGCCGCAGAACCAAGAAGCGGTAG
- the rplW gene encoding 50S ribosomal protein L23 yields the protein MNIYEVLRRPVLTEKSDALHAQSKYVFEVDRRATKIMVKQAVEAAFNVKVVDVNIINVPARMGRYGRRQVISKSAWKKAVVTLAPGDKITFFEGV from the coding sequence ATGAACATCTACGAAGTGCTGCGACGCCCGGTGCTCACCGAAAAATCGGATGCGCTGCACGCGCAGTCCAAGTACGTGTTTGAGGTGGACCGGCGGGCGACCAAGATCATGGTGAAGCAGGCGGTGGAGGCCGCGTTCAACGTGAAGGTGGTGGACGTGAACATCATCAACGTTCCGGCCAGGATGGGACGCTACGGCCGCCGGCAAGTCATCTCCAAGTCGGCCTGGAAGAAGGCGGTTGTAACGCTGGCTCCGGGCGATAAGATCACGTTCTTTGAGGGTGTGTAG
- the rplD gene encoding 50S ribosomal protein L4 gives MLVPLRNLEGEVVGEVELRDDIFAAPIHEPVMHQALLRQLANARLGTADTKTRSEVRGGGRKPWRQKGTGRARQGSIRAPHWRKGGIVFGPHPRSYAQAMPRKMRRMALRSALSVKAAEEQIIVVQDLALDEPKAKVMRQVVDNLAGGGSALILLPERNEVVELSARNLPDVKTLRAHYLNVRDLLTYDYVVMPVSAIQAIESFLG, from the coding sequence ATGTTGGTTCCATTGCGAAATCTGGAAGGCGAAGTCGTCGGCGAAGTGGAACTGCGCGATGATATCTTTGCCGCGCCGATTCACGAGCCGGTTATGCACCAGGCGCTGCTGCGGCAACTGGCGAACGCGCGGCTGGGCACGGCGGATACGAAGACGCGATCGGAAGTACGCGGCGGCGGGCGGAAGCCGTGGCGGCAGAAAGGCACGGGCCGCGCGCGCCAGGGGAGCATTCGCGCCCCGCACTGGCGCAAGGGCGGGATTGTTTTCGGGCCACATCCGCGCAGTTATGCCCAGGCTATGCCGCGCAAGATGCGCCGAATGGCGCTGCGCAGCGCGCTGTCGGTGAAGGCGGCCGAGGAGCAGATCATCGTGGTGCAGGACCTGGCGCTGGACGAGCCGAAGGCCAAGGTTATGCGGCAGGTTGTGGACAACCTGGCGGGCGGCGGCTCGGCGCTCATCCTGCTGCCGGAGCGCAACGAGGTGGTGGAACTCTCGGCGCGCAACCTGCCGGATGTCAAGACGCTGCGGGCGCATTACCTGAACGTGCGCGACCTGCTGACATACGACTACGTAGTCATGCCCGTCTCGGCCATCCAGGCGATTGAGTCATTCTTGGGCTAG
- the rplC gene encoding 50S ribosomal protein L3, producing the protein MKGLLGRKLGMTRIFDESGKVIPVTVIEAGPCYVTQKKTVETDGYSAIQIGFEETEQRKLTRPEWMRLKKVNLPPLRHLRELRMSDVSGYEVGQKLLVDLFKPGDKVDITGLSKGRGFAGVVKRHGFGGGPATHGQSDRHRAPGSIGSGTTPGRVYKGTRMAGHMGNQKTTSQNLQVVMVDPERNLLLVRGAVPGGKNGLVLIREAVKQ; encoded by the coding sequence ATGAAAGGATTACTCGGAAGAAAACTGGGAATGACCCGCATCTTTGACGAGTCGGGTAAGGTGATTCCCGTTACGGTGATAGAGGCGGGGCCCTGCTACGTAACGCAGAAGAAGACCGTTGAGACGGATGGCTACTCGGCGATCCAGATTGGCTTTGAGGAGACCGAGCAGCGCAAGTTGACTCGCCCGGAATGGATGCGGCTGAAGAAAGTGAACCTGCCTCCGCTGCGGCACTTGCGCGAGTTGCGGATGTCCGATGTCAGCGGGTACGAAGTGGGGCAGAAACTGCTGGTAGACCTGTTCAAGCCTGGGGACAAGGTGGACATCACGGGCCTGTCCAAAGGGCGCGGCTTCGCTGGCGTGGTGAAGCGGCACGGGTTTGGCGGCGGGCCTGCCACCCACGGTCAGTCGGACCGGCATCGCGCGCCTGGGTCCATCGGCTCGGGCACCACGCCCGGACGGGTATACAAGGGCACGCGCATGGCGGGGCACATGGGCAACCAGAAGACCACAAGCCAGAACCTTCAGGTCGTCATGGTGGATCCGGAGCGCAACCTGCTGTTGGTGCGGGGGGCGGTGCCGGGCGGCAAGAACGGGCTGGTGCTCATCCGCGAGGCCGTGAAGCAATAG
- the rpsJ gene encoding 30S ribosomal protein S10 codes for MAKQRIRIRIKAYDHRVLDQSVRQIVETAERTGAVVVGPVPLPTKIERFVVQRSPFVDKDSREQFEIRTHKRLVDVIDPGSKTIDTLMRLNLPAGVDVEIKL; via the coding sequence ATGGCGAAGCAGAGAATCCGAATTCGCATCAAGGCGTATGATCATCGTGTGCTGGATCAGTCCGTTCGGCAGATCGTGGAGACTGCGGAGCGCACCGGCGCTGTGGTTGTGGGGCCGGTTCCCCTGCCGACGAAGATAGAGCGGTTCGTCGTGCAGCGTAGCCCCTTCGTGGACAAGGACTCGCGCGAGCAGTTTGAGATTCGGACGCACAAGCGGCTGGTGGATGTGATAGACCCCGGATCCAAGACGATTGATACGCTGATGCGCCTGAACCTGCCGGCTGGCGTGGATGTGGAGATCAAACTGTAG